In Manis javanica isolate MJ-LG chromosome 9, MJ_LKY, whole genome shotgun sequence, one DNA window encodes the following:
- the LOC140843364 gene encoding uncharacterized protein, with protein sequence MTSLYLLTLLLTLETPTQGVLRWGILSAFPKPMPVRFNAAVFPRFFTTNASMNLPYLVKDTLVAPVGENRSFVTNGSLCFTTQNLAGCISLKQRKYGWFSDIILEASSLPVMSAKFEGPNKEGSPPYKYMTIHQMVLWINGTFVHSPRNNSTDRPRQPKYASHCVGDYEGELWPWTDCQSTVVTWATERQEFTISPDMEGRPANEAWWPVKVLEGEFRQQLSMNPFHKWMLCGVNGSCTDLSPFSALQGGGIGVKNITFWCENNHMRAHWNMIMTHNNENYTCSAKSGPESPNSLFPPSPVCVYPPFLFILSNSSFDSCSNETCFLSQCWDARNFTNALVVRIPRWVPVPVDAPNTMTLFRERRDFGVTAAIVLLISATAVAATAAGIALDTSIKSATELNNLAASVASALDQQSTLDGKLKGGIMILNQRIDLVEEQIEVLWQMAQLGCERKYHALCITSIQYKNFTRAANLSRDLSQYLSGNWSQDFDGTLEELRREIIHINSTRLDNSVAEELSSWFLRALSHVKEWAGMAGMGVFLLGGLMLLLWLLCRLRNQHKQDKVILAQALMAIDVGASPQVWLNMLKKEARL encoded by the coding sequence atgacttcgctatacctcctgaccctgctcctgacactggagaccccgactcagggagtattgagatggggaatcctgtctgcctttcctaagcctatgcctgtccgtttcaatgcagccgtttttccgcgctttttcactaccaatgctagtatgaacttgccctacttagttaaagacaccctagtagctcccgtgggagaaaaccgatccttcgtaaccaatgggtcattatgcttcaccactcagaatctagctggctgtatctccctgaaacagaggaaatacggatggttcagtgacataattctagaggccagtagcctccccgttatgtcagctaaatttgaagggcctaataaggaagggagcccgccctataagtacatgactatccaccagatggttctctggatcaatggcacatttgtacactctcccaggaacaattccaccgacaggcctcgtcaacccaaatatgcctcccattgtgtgggcgactatgagggagagctgtggccctggactgactgtcagtcaactgtagtaacgtgggcaactgagaggcaggagtttaccatctccccagatatggagggacggccagccaatgaggcttggtggccagtaaaagtgctcgaaggcgagtttcgtcagcagctgagcatgaaccccttccataaatggatgctgtgtggagtcaatggctcgtgtaccgacctctcccccttttccgccctccagggtgggggaatcggtgtaaaaaatatcaccttttggtgcgagaataaccacatgcgcgcacactggaacatgatcatgacccataacaacgagaactacacgtgttcagcaaaatcaggtccagagtcacctaattccctttttccaccttctccagtatgcgtataccccccatttctgtttatcttatccaatagtagctttgactcctgctccaatgaaacctgctttctgtctcagtgttgggatgcgcgtaactttaccaatgctttggtagtccgcatcccccgttgggtccctgttcccgtagacgcccctaacaccatgactctgtttcgagaaaggcgcgatttcggcgttacagctgccatagtgctcctgatctccgcgaccgcggtcgcagccaccgccgctggtatagctttagacacctccatcaaatcggctacagagctcaataaccttgcagcctcagtagcttctgccctggaccaacagtccacacttgatggcaaactgaaaggaggaataatgatcctcaatcaacgcatagatctcgtggaggaacaaatagaggtgctctggcaaatggcccaattgggatgtgagcggaaatatcatgccctctgcatcactagcattcaatataaaaattttacacgggcagctaatctgtcacgagacctgtcccagtatctttcaggaaactggtcccaagacttcgatgggacactagaagagctgcggcgagaaattatccacatcaactccacccgtctagataacTCCGTAGCGGAagaactctcttcctggttcctcagagctctctcccacgtcaaggagtgggcgggcatggctgggatgggcgtgttcctgcttggaggtctcatgctcttactctggttgttatgcagactccgcaaccaacataagcaggacaaggtgatccttgctcaagccctaatggcgatagacgttggcgcctctccccaagtgtggctcaacatgcttaagaaggaagctcggctttag